Proteins encoded by one window of Methanofastidiosum sp.:
- a CDS encoding MarR family transcriptional regulator: MEKDQKKTLKFLSLLLTFFFVTAFLSVNPTFSENQQLEITYLKIDVEIMEDRSLKESIDIIIYPKEEIEFNLYLPNDYKNLDILFNDELLNTTSGQKIKLIPNELNSIKVSYTLSNAIEVKKNDLIYTRELVYPNVKNLIFRIKLPQAYGVNSEDISSIIPEPTYLQSDGKRIIVLWEMKSPQTPTMFKIKYSSLVQNNGFGTTILIPLAFVMICLISIGVFLFYRSSHKEPDVKIPPSLLSEDEMIICDILKNEGGKMKQKRLSSLTGFSKAKITKILTNLEKKELIEREPIGRTFVITLKKKIDH, encoded by the coding sequence ATGGAAAAAGATCAGAAAAAAACTCTTAAATTCCTCTCTTTATTGTTAACATTCTTTTTTGTTACTGCTTTCTTATCTGTTAATCCTACTTTTTCCGAAAATCAGCAACTTGAAATTACTTATCTCAAAATTGATGTAGAGATAATGGAAGACCGATCCTTAAAAGAATCGATTGATATAATTATCTATCCAAAAGAAGAAATTGAGTTTAATCTTTACCTCCCAAATGATTACAAAAACTTAGATATTTTATTTAATGATGAGTTGCTTAATACTACATCAGGTCAGAAAATAAAATTAATACCTAATGAATTAAATAGTATAAAGGTAAGCTATACCTTATCAAACGCTATTGAGGTAAAGAAAAATGATCTAATCTATACGAGGGAGTTAGTTTACCCGAATGTCAAAAATCTGATTTTTAGAATAAAACTTCCACAAGCATATGGGGTTAATAGCGAGGATATTTCTTCAATTATCCCAGAACCTACATACTTACAAAGTGACGGTAAACGAATCATTGTTCTGTGGGAGATGAAGTCACCTCAAACTCCAACGATGTTTAAAATTAAATATAGCTCGCTTGTGCAAAATAACGGATTTGGTACCACTATCCTAATCCCTTTGGCATTTGTCATGATATGTTTAATTTCAATAGGGGTATTTCTTTTTTATAGGTCTTCACATAAAGAGCCAGATGTTAAAATTCCGCCTTCTCTTCTTTCAGAGGATGAAATGATTATATGCGACATATTGAAAAATGAGGGTGGCAAGATGAAACAAAAAAGGCTATCTAGTTTAACAGGATTTTCAAAAGCCAAAATTACTAAAATTCTAACAAATCTTGAAAAAAAGGAGCTTATTGAAAGAGAACCGATTGGTAGAACATTTGTCATTACTTTAAAAAAGAAAATTGACCATTAG